Part of the Nocardia farcinica genome, CGTCACCGCACCGCACCCGAAGGAGCCCGAGCGTCATGACCACAAGCACCGCGACCGGTTTCGAGACCGACTGGGCGCACTGGCACCGTGCCCGCGAAGACCAGCTGCGCGACCCGCTCGGCTTCCTGAGCCTGACCGCCCTGCACTGGCTGTCCGATCGCCCCGAGCACTTCGACGGTCTGCCCGGCACCTGGTGGGTCACCGACGACAAGGTGTTCATCACCGCGCAACCGGGCGACCGGCTGATCGCCGAGGGCAGCGACATCGCGGGAGTGCGGATCCTGACGCCCGTCGAGGGCGGACCCGGCGTACCGGTGCGCCACGAGCGCCGCATCCTCGAGGTCATCCGCCGCACCGGCCGCCACGCCGTGCGGGTGCACGATCCGGCCGCGCCCGCGCTGGCGCGGTTCACCGGCGTCCCGGCCTATGCGCCCGACCCGCGCTGGGTGCTGCCCGGACGCTTCACCGCCTTCGCCGCGCCACGGACGGTCACCACCGGCGCGGTCATCGACGGGCTCGAACACCAGCACCAGGCCGTCGGCGTGGTGGAGTTCGCCGTGGGCGCGGTGACCGAACAGGTCGTCGTCTTCCGCACCGGCGCCGATCTGCGCATCCTGTTCACCGACGCGACCAGCGGCGTGACCACCTATCCGGCGGCGCGGTCGCTGACGCTGCCCGCCCCCGACGCCGAGGGCGCGGTCGTGCTCGACTTCAACCGGGCGGTGAACCTGCCGTGCGCCTTCACCGATTTCGCGACCTGCCCGGTGGCGCCGGAACAGAACCGGCTGCGGGTGGCGATCGAAGCGGGCGAACAGGATCCGCGGCTGGGCGGGGCGCCGCGATGACCGTGCCGCTGTCGGTTCTCGACCTCGCTCCGGTGAGCGCGGGCTCCTCCCCGCGTCAGGCGTTGCGCAACACCGTCGAGTTGGCGCGCAAGGCCGAGGAGTGGGGTTATCACCGGTACTGGCTGGCCGAACACCATTTCGTCGCCGTGGCCAGCGCCAGCCCGATCACGCTGATCGCGCTGGTGGCCGCGGCCACCTCCCGCATCCGGGTGGGATCGGGAGCGGTGCAGCTGGGACACCACACCTCGGCGTCGATCGTGGAGGGCTTCGGCACCGTCGACGCGCTGCACCCGGGGCGGCTGGACCTGGGCATCGGCCGGTCCGGGCACCGGCGCGCCCAATTCGGCGCGGAGGCGGGCGCGCCCGAGGGCGCGCACCCGGTCGACGACGCCGCCACCGGCCGCACCACGGTCCGCGACGGCGTGGTGGTGCCGCCGGCCTTCGATCCACGCGGGCTCGGCGACCGCCGCCGCTACCTGGCCGGGCTGGCCGCCCTGCACCTGCCCGGCGCCGAACCGCTCGATTTCGCCGCGCAGATCGCCGAGATCCGGGCGTTGCTGGACGGCACCTACGTCAGCGCCGACGGTGTGCCGCTGCACGCGGTGCCCGGCGAGGGCGCGCGGGTGCAACTGTGGCTGTTCGGCAGCAGCGGTGGCGAGAGCGCGGAACTCGCGGGCAGGCTCGGCCTGCCGTTCGCGGCGGCCTACCACACCGCACCCGGCACGGCGCTGGAGGCGGTGGCCGCCTATCGGGCCGCCTTCCGCCCGTCGGTGCAGCTGGCCGAGCCGTACGTGGTGGTCTCGGCCGATGTCGTGGTCGCCGAGGACGACGCCACCGCCCGGCATCTGGCCTCGACGTACGGCCACTGGGTGCACAGCATCCGCGCGGGCGGCGGCGCGGCCGAGATCCTCGATCCCGACACCGCCGCGCCGCTCACGCCCGATCAGCGCAGGCTGGTCGAGGACCGGCTGGCCACCCAGTTCGTCGGCAGCCCGGCCACGGTGGTGGAACGGCTCGGCGCGTTGCAGCGGGCCACCGGCGCGAACGAACTGCTCGTCACCAGCGTCACCCACGACCACGCCGCCCGCCTGGCCTCGCACCGGCTGCTCGCCGAGGCGTGGGGACTACCACCCGCCGCCCGCGACGGTCACGCCCGGACGGGGGCGGCGGTGACTCCGTAGCCGAGGTTGGTGAGGACCTCGCTGGTCGCCTTGGCGAAGTTCAGGGTGATGAAGTGCAGGCAGGGCGCGCCCTCGTCGATGAGCCGCTGCGCCATCTCGGTGGCGATCTCGATGCCGACCTCACGCACCGCGGCGCGATCCTCCTCCGGGCCGTCGCCCGCGGCGCGCCGCAGCCGGTCCAGCACGGCGGCGGGCAGCGGGCGCCCGCACAGCTCCTCGGCGCGGGTGACGGTGCGCAGCGAGGTGATCGGCATCAGCTCGGGGATGATCGGTTTGGCGCCCTCGGCCGGGTCGAGCGCCGCCAACCGGTCGCGCAGCCGCAGGTAGTGCTCGACCTCGAAGAACATCTGGGTGATCGAATATTCCGCGCCCGCACGCAGTTTCGCGGCCAGGAAAGCGGTGTCGGTGGCCAGGTCCGGCGATCGGTGGTGCCCCTGGGGGAACGAGGCGACGCCGACGTGGAAATCGCCGAGGTCACGCACGATCCGCACCAGTTCCTCGGCGTACTCCACGCCCTCGGGGTGCTTGTGCCATTCGCCCAGCGGGTCGCCCGGCGGGTCGCCGCGCAGCACCAGGATGTTGCGGATCCCGGAGTCGGCGTAGGCGCCGACCAGCGAGCGCAGCTCGGCCACGCTGTGCCCGACGGCGGTCAGGTGGGCCACCGGCAGCAGGGTGGTCTCCTGCGCCAGCTGGCCGGTGACCCGCACGGTGCGATCCTTGGTGGAGCCGCCCGCGCCGTAGGTCATCGAGACGAACGCCGGGTGCATCCGCTCGAACTCGCGCACCGCGCGCCAGAGCCTGGCCTCGCCTGCCGCGTCGCGCGGGGGGTTGAACTCGACGGAGAACGGCACCGACCGGCCGGCGTGGGCGCGCAAGCTCTGCACCACCGAGGGGGTGCCTGCGGCGTGCGGCGGCGCGGGATCGAAAGTCACCGGTCCAGTGTAGTGGGGGCGGCCCGCGGGTCCGTCCGCTCATACGTTCGGACGCGGAATGCCTGGTAGCGCGCCTTTCCTGAGAGTAGGGAGGTTGACATCCGCACCCCGCGCGCGGGCGCGTATTCTTCGTTACGGCGGCACTCTCACCCGGCCCCGCACAGCGCTCCCACACCCGTGACCCTGGAGGTTCCCCTGTCCGCCGGACCCGGTACTCCGACACGAACCCCGGTCGCCGGGGCGCCCGCGCCGACCCTGGGGTCCGCGGAATTCGTCGCCTCCGTGCAGGCGGTGCTGAGCGACTTCTTCACCAGCCGCCGTCCCGCGGTCCGCGCACTCGGCCCGGTGTTCGAGGAGGCCGCCGACGCGCTGGAGGCGTTCGTGCTGCGCGGCGGCAAGCGCACCCGGCCCGCGTTCGCGTGGACGGGGTGGCTCGGTGCGGGTGGCAGCCCGACGGCTCCCGAGGCGGACGCGGTGCTCACCGCCTGTGCCGCGCTCGAACTCGTGCAGGCCTGCGCGCTGGTGCACGACGACATCATCGATTCCTCGCGCACCCGCCGCCGCTTCCCGACCGTGCACGTCGACTTCGAGCAGCGCCACCGCGAGCGCGGCTGGACCGGCGACCCCGCGCACTTCGGCGTCAGCGTCGCCATCCTGATCGGCGATCTCGCGTTGGCCTGGGCCGACGACATGGTGCACGCCTCGGGCCTCGACGCGGCCGCGATCGGCCGCTTCGCCCCGGTCTGGGCGCTGATGCGCACCGAGGTGCTCGGCGGGCAGCTGCTCGACATCAACGGCGAGGCGGGCCGCGACGATTCGGTGGAGGCCGCGCTGCGGATCAACCGCTACAAGACCGCCGCCTACACCGTCGAACGGCCGCTGCACCTGGGTGCCGCGATCGCCGACGCCGACACCGAGCTGGTCGCGGCCTACCGGACCTTCGGCACCGACATCGGCGTCGCCTTCCAGCTGCGCGACGACCTGCTCGGGGTGTTCGGGGATCCCGAGGTCACCGGCAAGCCCTCCGGTGACGACCTGCGCGAGGGCAAGCGCACCGTGTTGCTCGCCGAGGCGCTGCGCCGCGCCGACGCCACCGATCCCGCCGCGGCATCCTTGCTGCGGACCAGCATCGGCACCGATCTGGCTGCCGAGGAAGTGGAACGCTTACGCGCCGTGCTCATCGATCTCGGCGCCGTCGACGATGTGGAACGCCGCATCGCCGATCTCACCGACCGCGGCCTTGCCGCATTGGAAACCAGTTCGGCCGCGCCCGCCGCGAAGCAGACCCTGCGCGGGATGGCGTTGGCCGCTACCAGGAGGACCGCATGAAAGCCGTTGTGGCGCCCGCCCATCGGGTGATAGCTGTCGGCGCCGGGCCCGCCCCGCGCAGCACCGCCAAGCGCCGCGGCAAGGCCGTGGCCGCCATCACCGAACGCCGGGTGATCCTCGGCGCCTCGCTGCCGACGCGGCGGGGTATCCGGGTGCCCCGGTCCTGC contains:
- a CDS encoding DUF1684 domain-containing protein; this translates as MTTSTATGFETDWAHWHRAREDQLRDPLGFLSLTALHWLSDRPEHFDGLPGTWWVTDDKVFITAQPGDRLIAEGSDIAGVRILTPVEGGPGVPVRHERRILEVIRRTGRHAVRVHDPAAPALARFTGVPAYAPDPRWVLPGRFTAFAAPRTVTTGAVIDGLEHQHQAVGVVEFAVGAVTEQVVVFRTGADLRILFTDATSGVTTYPAARSLTLPAPDAEGAVVLDFNRAVNLPCAFTDFATCPVAPEQNRLRVAIEAGEQDPRLGGAPR
- a CDS encoding LLM class flavin-dependent oxidoreductase — translated: MTVPLSVLDLAPVSAGSSPRQALRNTVELARKAEEWGYHRYWLAEHHFVAVASASPITLIALVAAATSRIRVGSGAVQLGHHTSASIVEGFGTVDALHPGRLDLGIGRSGHRRAQFGAEAGAPEGAHPVDDAATGRTTVRDGVVVPPAFDPRGLGDRRRYLAGLAALHLPGAEPLDFAAQIAEIRALLDGTYVSADGVPLHAVPGEGARVQLWLFGSSGGESAELAGRLGLPFAAAYHTAPGTALEAVAAYRAAFRPSVQLAEPYVVVSADVVVAEDDATARHLASTYGHWVHSIRAGGGAAEILDPDTAAPLTPDQRRLVEDRLATQFVGSPATVVERLGALQRATGANELLVTSVTHDHAARLASHRLLAEAWGLPPAARDGHARTGAAVTP
- a CDS encoding methylenetetrahydrofolate reductase, which encodes MTFDPAPPHAAGTPSVVQSLRAHAGRSVPFSVEFNPPRDAAGEARLWRAVREFERMHPAFVSMTYGAGGSTKDRTVRVTGQLAQETTLLPVAHLTAVGHSVAELRSLVGAYADSGIRNILVLRGDPPGDPLGEWHKHPEGVEYAEELVRIVRDLGDFHVGVASFPQGHHRSPDLATDTAFLAAKLRAGAEYSITQMFFEVEHYLRLRDRLAALDPAEGAKPIIPELMPITSLRTVTRAEELCGRPLPAAVLDRLRRAAGDGPEEDRAAVREVGIEIATEMAQRLIDEGAPCLHFITLNFAKATSEVLTNLGYGVTAAPVRA
- a CDS encoding polyprenyl synthetase family protein, which gives rise to MEVPLSAGPGTPTRTPVAGAPAPTLGSAEFVASVQAVLSDFFTSRRPAVRALGPVFEEAADALEAFVLRGGKRTRPAFAWTGWLGAGGSPTAPEADAVLTACAALELVQACALVHDDIIDSSRTRRRFPTVHVDFEQRHRERGWTGDPAHFGVSVAILIGDLALAWADDMVHASGLDAAAIGRFAPVWALMRTEVLGGQLLDINGEAGRDDSVEAALRINRYKTAAYTVERPLHLGAAIADADTELVAAYRTFGTDIGVAFQLRDDLLGVFGDPEVTGKPSGDDLREGKRTVLLAEALRRADATDPAAASLLRTSIGTDLAAEEVERLRAVLIDLGAVDDVERRIADLTDRGLAALETSSAAPAAKQTLRGMALAATRRTA